One genomic region from Cytobacillus sp. IB215665 encodes:
- a CDS encoding class I SAM-dependent methyltransferase, protein MSTNIEQIFSVIDSTANLLQEDLACSYLEAVAETGENIFQETILQEELSELSKKRLNKEYDKLIVQKYSNEEIRKAYQLAALKGMRESTQPNHQMTPDSVGVFVSYLVSKFMRNYESFKVVDPAVGTGNLLTTVLNHASDKQITSFGVDVDDLLIKLAYVNANLQQHPIQFFNQDSLEPLLIDPVDLVVCDLPIGYYPNDVVADGYELKSPEGHSYAHHLFIEQCMNYTKEGGYLFFLIPNNLFESELAPSLHKYVKETSIIQGLLQLPLSLFQHEKHAKSIFILQKKGPEVKVPKQALLVDLPSFSNKEATQGIIQRIDSWIKVEK, encoded by the coding sequence TTGTCAACCAATATCGAACAAATCTTTTCAGTAATAGACAGTACAGCTAATCTATTGCAAGAGGACTTAGCATGCTCATATTTAGAAGCAGTGGCAGAAACAGGAGAAAATATATTTCAAGAAACAATTTTACAGGAAGAACTTAGTGAACTTTCAAAGAAAAGATTAAATAAAGAGTACGATAAGCTCATTGTACAAAAATATTCAAATGAGGAAATCAGAAAAGCATACCAGCTTGCAGCTTTAAAAGGGATGAGGGAATCGACACAGCCAAATCATCAAATGACACCAGATTCAGTTGGGGTTTTTGTAAGTTATCTTGTTTCTAAGTTCATGAGAAACTATGAATCCTTCAAAGTTGTTGACCCTGCTGTAGGAACAGGAAATTTACTTACGACTGTTCTAAATCATGCTTCTGATAAACAAATAACGAGTTTTGGTGTAGATGTGGACGATTTATTAATTAAGCTTGCCTATGTAAATGCTAACCTTCAGCAGCACCCAATTCAATTTTTTAATCAAGATAGTTTAGAGCCATTATTAATTGATCCTGTTGATCTTGTTGTATGTGATTTACCAATTGGATACTATCCAAACGATGTTGTGGCCGATGGGTATGAATTGAAGTCACCGGAAGGGCATTCATATGCACATCATTTATTTATTGAACAATGCATGAACTACACGAAAGAGGGAGGGTATTTATTCTTCCTTATACCTAATAACCTTTTTGAAAGTGAGCTAGCACCATCGTTACATAAGTATGTAAAAGAAACGAGTATAATCCAAGGGTTATTACAGTTGCCTTTATCTTTATTTCAACATGAGAAGCATGCAAAAAGTATTTTTATTTTACAGAAAAAGGGGCCAGAAGTGAAGGTGCCAAAGCAGGCACTGTTAGTTGACCTCCCTAGTTTTTCCAATAAAGAGGCAACGCAAGGAATTATTCAAAGAATTGATAGTTGGATTAAAGTAGAAAAATAA